Proteins encoded together in one Impatiens glandulifera chromosome 1, dImpGla2.1, whole genome shotgun sequence window:
- the LOC124943730 gene encoding sucrose nonfermenting 4-like protein codes for MVYKSFSWPYGGTEVFLVGSFNGWTNRIRMTPLEGSSTIFIVTCDVPPGYHQYKFLVNGVWRIDNQQRCVQDENGAINNFMHVEISESNSSGFHPGNYDPNMMLDNTASIQLPTPLPSVTMELQLLDTDKDVFQRNIFTHLSSQKIFHLMPQSGKVFALDDEVTIKDAFHIMHEQGLDSVPIMDGNRRQISGMLTASDFILILIELNRNRAMLTDEQVEMRSISTWKQEKSRFYGEAAVAAELMFRKTLIQANPDESIKDVSLKILLNKISSLPIVHSMGDGSCPQLLHVACLGGILKYICTQFRNHLNHLPLLRRPIGSLHLGTWTSKDGRASSQLLTVHPTEVLGSVLNLLLKAQVSSLPIVNSDGSLVNVYSRSDIMSLAKNDAYVRVQLDGTILTQALELVDGQRYGTCTRSDPLYVVMERLSNPAVRRLVVIEAGTNRVEGIITLRDVFTFILS; via the exons ATGGTTTACAAAAGCTTTTCATGGCCTTACGGTGGTACTGAAGTCTTTCTTGTTGGTTCCTTCAATGG GTGGACTAACCGGATACGGATGACTCCATTAGAGGGTTCTTCCACAATTTTCATTGTAACTTGCGATGTTCCTCCTGGCTATCATCAG TACAAGTTCTTGGTGAATGGTGTCTGGAGAATCGATAATCAACAAAGATGTGTTCAGGATGAAAATGGAGCGATTAATAATTTCATGCATGTCGAGATTTCAGAATCTAATTCTTCTGGATTTCATCCTGGAAATTATGATCCAAACATGATGTTAGATAACACTGCAAGCATACAACTTCCG ACTCCACTTCCAAGTGTCACGATGGAGCTGCAGCTGTTAGATACAGACAAAGATGTTTTTCAACGTAACATTTTCACGCACTTATCAAGTCAGAAAATATTTCACTTGATGCCTCAATCAGGCAAG GTTTTTGCATTGGATGATGAAGTGACCATAAAAGATGCTTTCCACATTATGCATGAACAG GGACTGGATTCTGTACCCATTATGGATGGGAACCGCAGACAAATTTCAGGAATGCTAACTGCTTCTGACTTCATTTTGATATTAATTGAG CTGAATAGAAATCGTGCAATGCTGACAGATGAACAAGTTGAAATGCGTAGTATTAGTACTTGGAAACAAGAAAAATCTCGATTCTACGGAGAAGCAGCTGTGGCTGCCGAGCTGATGTTTAGGAAGACTTTAATCCAG GCTAATCCAGATGAATCTATAAAAGATGTGTCTCTTAAGATTCTACTGAATAAGATATCAAGTTTACCCATTGTACACTCAATGGGTGATGGATCTTGTCCGCAATTGTTACATGTGGCCTGCCTTGGCGGAATTCTAAAAT ACATATGCACGCAATTCCGCAACCATCTGAATCATCTTCCTCTTTTAAGGCGGCCAATTGGAAGCCTCCATTTGGGTACATGGACCAGTAAAGATGGACGAGCAAGCAGTCAACTTTTAACTGTACATCCTACTGAAGTTCTTGGTTCTGTCCTGAATCTTTTATTAAAAG CTCAAGTAAGCTCATTGCCTATTGTAAATAGTGACGGATCCCTTGTAAATGTGTACTCCCGGAG TGACATAATGTCATTGGCCAAAAATGATGCATATGTTCGTGTTCAACTTGATGGAACAATTTTGACTCAG GCATTGGAGCTAGTTGATGGGCAAAGGTACGGTACTTGTACACGCTCTGATCCTTTGTATGTAGTGATGGAGCGCCTTTCGAATCCAG CTGTGAGACGGCTAGTAGTGATTGAGGCTGGTACAAATCGTGTTGAAGGCATTATCACGTTGAGAGATGTATTCACCTTCATTCTCAGTTAA
- the LOC124943751 gene encoding uncharacterized protein At4g14100-like — translation MSNNNNMALATFFIVLSLFLTTTSSSSSSTKPDAEPVPTPWPLQFHAILFMNRSGNLQHTDLWYDWTNGRNFNIIQNQLGKLTYDLEWNNGTSFYYTLDKNKECTVRHFDVGILRPNWLDGANYLGQKYIDGFLCNVWEKVNFIWYYEDVATNRPVYWMFFSGFSGHVMTFEVGKVLEDAEWQAPVYCFNEDNKEKHISSIIKPADDDDDLLMRDFINTSSMQL, via the exons ATgtccaacaacaacaacatggCCTTAGCCACATTCTTCATCGTCCTATCTCTCTTCCTCACcactacttcttcttcttcttcatcaaccaAACCAGACGCAGAACCAGTCCCAACGCCATGGCCGCTTCAGTTTCACGCTATCCTCTTCATGAACCGGAGTGGAAACCTCCAGCACACCGATCTCTGGTACGATTGGACCAACGGCCGCAATTTCAACATTATCCAGAATCAATTGGGCAAACTAACCTACGACCTTGAATGGAACAACGGAACATCCTTCTACTATACATTGGATAAGAACAAGGAATGCACTGTTCGACATTTTGATGTCGGAATTCTCAGGCCAAATTGGCTCGACGGCGCCAATTACCTCGGACAGAAATACATTGATGGCTTCCTATGCAATGTTTGGGAGAAGGTCAATTTCATTTGGTACTATGAAGATGTAGCCACTAACAGACCTGTCTACTGGATGTTCTTCAGCG GATTTAGTGGGCATGTGATGACATTTGAGGTTGGAAAAGTTCTTGAAGATGCTGAATGGCAAGCTCCCGTTTACTGCTTTAATGAAGATAACAAAGAAAAGCACATCTCTAGCATAATCAAACcagctgatgatgatgatgatcttctAATGAGAGATTTTATCAACACCAGCTCCATGCAACTTTGA
- the LOC124943744 gene encoding probable beta-1,4-xylosyltransferase IRX10L, with amino-acid sequence MNNWRPPPPPPLFRFLFLLLTIGTVNLAHGQRTERISGSAGDVLEDDPVGRLKVFVYELPSKYNKKILQKDPRCLTHMFAAEIYMHRFLLSSPVRTFNPEEADWFYTPVYTTCDLTPNGLPLPFKSPRMMRSAIQLISSNWPYWNRTEGADHFFIVPHDFAACFHYQEEKAIERGILPLLQRATLVQTFGQRNHVCLKDGSITIPPYAPPQKMQAHLIPPHIPRSIFVYFRGLFYDVGNDPEGGYYARGARASVWENFKDNPLFDISTEHPTTYYEDMQRAVFCLCPLGWAPWSPRLVEAVIFGCIPVIIADDIVLPFADAIPWEEIGVFLDEKDVPNLDTILTSIPPEVILRKQRLLANPSMKQAMLFPQPAQPGDAFHQILNGLARKLPHDRGVFLKPGQKVLNWTAGPVGDLKPW; translated from the exons ATGAATAATTGGaggccgccgccgccgccgccgctcTTTCGATTTCTCTTTCTCTTGCTTACTATCGGAACTGTAAATCTTGCCCATGGTCAACGAACGGAGAGAATTTCAG GTAGTGCTGGGGATGTATTGGAAGACGATCCTGTTGGAAGGTTGAAAGTTTTTGTTTACGAGTTACCCAGTAAATACAACAAGAAGATTCTGCAGAAAGACCCTAGATGTCTCACACACATGTTTGCTGCAGAGATTTACATGCATAGGTTTCTTTTATCTAGTCCTGTGAGAACCTTTAACCCTGAAGAAGCCGATTGGTTCTATACCCCTGTATACACAACTTGTGACTTAACACCGAATGGCCTTCCACTACCTTTTAAATCACCACGAATGATGAGGAGCGCTATACAACTTATTTCATCCAATTGGCCTTATTGGAATAGAACTGAAGGGGCTGATCACTTTTTCATCGTGCCACATGATTTTGCCGCATGCTTTCATTACCAG GAAGAAAAAGCCATTGAGAGAGGAATACTACCATTACTACAACGTGCTACATTGGTTCAGACATTTGGGCAGAGGAATCATGTTTGCTTGAAAGATGGATCCATAACAATCCCTCCATATGCTCCTCCTCAGAAAATGCAAGCCCATTTGATCCCTCCTCACATCCCTCGTTCTATCTTTGTCTACTTTCGCGGCTTATTCTATGATGTTGGCAATGACCCAGAAGGTGGTTATTATGCAAG AGGTGCCCGAGCTTCGGTATGGGAGAATTTCAAAGACAATCCCCTTTTTGACATCTCGACTGAGCACCCAACAACTTACTATGAAGACATGCAAAGAGCGGTTTTCTGTCTGTGCCCATTAGGGTGGGCCCCATGGAGCCCGAGGCTGGTGGAGGCAGTTATATTCGGTTGCATCCCTGTCATAATAGCAGACGACATTGTTTTGCCATTTGCGGATGCAATTCCATGGGAAGAAATAGGGGTGTTTCTTGACGAGAAAGATGTGCCCAATCTGGACACGATTCTTACGTCGATCCCACCCGAGGTAATATTGAGGAAACAGAGGTTACTTGCAAACCCTTCAATGAAGCAGGCTATGTTGTTCCCACAACCAGCTCAACCCGGAGATGCATTCCATCAGATTTTAAATGGTCTTGCTCGTAAATTACCCCATGATCGAGGGGTTTTCTTGAAACCGGGGCAAAAGGTCTTGAACTGGACTGCCGGCCCGGTTGGTGACCTCAAGCCATGGTAA